One genomic region from Campylobacter sp. RM5004 encodes:
- a CDS encoding LlaJI family restriction endonuclease, whose product MKIRKYIELKDELDDDLAKYCSEFVSYKNNIARFNFVGLLAKDNEYFFIYPKYTKNANIDSNHDDFLEVLNVIEKYHKNNLMANNVEDVEDVNPLNIAILIIKDFYENGIYTNTKDSFSLNDDNEICWEKTIDELETFIVDDTPFYLDYYTHTKIEFDSFINELHKAILDDIFTKYADILKVLQINISNVDGISLDSFEEIDYLIQKLENELKVQFVTAKRYTLKLLIGYLKSLKTSTLNTDYLGTKYFHNIWEDVCRIYLKGRKSSIAQKPEWIIKDMKIIKDTLEPDILVGDASGLEIYDAKYYDLEKNTPSANDIIKQITYKKAYELKGYKVVLNAFVFPNLDCLSFEIVGEVRFLNNSVTISYLNPKLAYKKYL is encoded by the coding sequence ATGAAAATACGTAAGTATATAGAGCTAAAAGATGAATTAGATGATGATTTAGCTAAGTATTGTAGTGAGTTTGTAAGCTATAAAAATAATATTGCTAGATTTAATTTCGTAGGGCTTTTGGCTAAAGATAATGAATATTTTTTTATCTATCCAAAATATACAAAAAATGCGAACATAGATAGTAATCATGATGATTTTTTAGAAGTTTTAAACGTTATTGAAAAGTATCATAAAAATAACCTAATGGCAAATAATGTTGAAGATGTTGAAGATGTAAATCCTTTAAATATCGCTATTTTAATCATCAAAGATTTTTATGAAAACGGCATTTATACAAATACTAAAGACAGCTTTAGTTTAAATGATGATAATGAGATTTGTTGGGAAAAAACCATTGATGAGTTAGAAACTTTTATAGTTGATGATACGCCTTTTTACTTAGACTATTATACACACACCAAAATAGAGTTTGATAGCTTTATAAATGAACTTCACAAGGCTATTTTAGATGACATTTTTACTAAATATGCTGATATTTTGAAGGTTTTACAAATTAACATAAGCAATGTAGATGGCATAAGTCTTGATAGTTTTGAAGAAATTGATTATCTAATCCAAAAACTAGAGAATGAACTAAAAGTGCAGTTTGTAACAGCTAAAAGGTATACACTAAAGCTACTTATAGGCTATCTAAAAAGCTTAAAAACTAGCACTTTAAATACTGATTATTTAGGGACAAAATATTTTCATAATATTTGGGAAGATGTTTGTAGAATATATCTAAAAGGACGAAAAAGTTCAATTGCACAAAAACCTGAATGGATTATAAAAGATATGAAAATTATAAAAGACACATTAGAACCTGACATTTTAGTAGGTGATGCAAGTGGCTTAGAGATTTATGATGCAAAATATTATGATTTAGAAAAAAACACTCCAAGTGCAAACGATATAATAAAACAAATCACATATAAAAAAGCTTATGAGCTAAAAGGATATAAAGTAGTTTTAAATGCTTTTGTATTTCCAAATCTTGATTGTCTTAGTTTTGAAATAGTTGGAGAAGTAAGATTTTTAAATAATAGTGTAACTATAAGTTATTTAAATCCTAAACTAGCCTATAAAAAATATTTATAA
- a CDS encoding amidohydrolase, which translates to MIESIKKLAPEFIEIRKCIHENPELGLKEFKTAKLVANKLKEFGIEVHENIGVTGVVGVLKKGNSNKSIALRADMDALVINEASGVSYASKNEGIMHACGHDGHTASLLLAAKYLSESDFDGTINFIFQPAEEGRGGAKAMLEDGLFRKFPSDYVFGYHNIPSKTNKLFCLKRGAMMAGADALRVNISGIGGHGSAPEKASDVMGAMAHFITQASLITARNIAAKNSAVITFGAALSGNETSFNILQDKALLLANIRTFNSEDRTIIINQLENIAKSCEILFKVKIELEFIQIGAATINDDEAQKLAFGVACELFGEQNCDDNHEPLMGSEDFSFMLEECKGAYAFILNKNEYYLHDPRYIYDDDTLVNAAAFYSGLCLKYLK; encoded by the coding sequence ATGATTGAAAGTATTAAAAAATTAGCACCTGAATTTATAGAAATTAGAAAGTGCATACACGAAAATCCTGAGCTTGGATTAAAAGAGTTTAAAACAGCAAAATTAGTTGCTAATAAATTAAAAGAGTTTGGCATTGAGGTGCATGAGAATATAGGTGTTACTGGAGTTGTTGGGGTTTTAAAAAAAGGAAATTCAAATAAAAGCATAGCCTTAAGAGCTGATATGGATGCACTTGTAATAAATGAAGCTAGTGGAGTAAGTTATGCTTCTAAAAATGAAGGCATAATGCATGCGTGTGGGCATGATGGGCATACTGCTAGCTTGTTGCTTGCTGCAAAATATTTAAGCGAAAGTGATTTTGATGGGACAATTAATTTTATTTTTCAGCCTGCAGAAGAAGGCAGGGGTGGTGCTAAAGCTATGCTTGAAGATGGCTTATTTAGAAAATTTCCAAGTGATTATGTATTTGGCTATCACAATATCCCAAGCAAAACTAATAAATTATTTTGCTTAAAGCGTGGAGCTATGATGGCAGGAGCTGATGCGCTTAGGGTAAATATTAGTGGAATTGGTGGGCATGGAAGTGCGCCTGAAAAGGCTAGTGATGTAATGGGTGCAATGGCTCATTTTATAACTCAAGCAAGTTTAATAACGGCTAGAAATATAGCTGCAAAAAACTCAGCTGTAATTACATTTGGAGCAGCTCTAAGTGGAAATGAAACGAGTTTTAATATATTGCAAGATAAGGCTTTATTATTAGCTAATATTAGAACTTTTAATAGTGAAGATAGAACAATCATCATAAATCAATTAGAAAATATAGCTAAATCTTGCGAGATTTTATTTAAAGTAAAAATTGAGCTTGAATTTATTCAAATAGGAGCTGCTACAATAAATGATGATGAGGCACAAAAATTAGCCTTTGGTGTAGCATGTGAATTGTTTGGAGAGCAAAATTGTGATGATAATCATGAGCCTTTAATGGGTAGTGAGGATTTTTCTTTTATGCTTGAAGAATGCAAAGGTGCTTATGCTTTCATACTAAATAAGAATGAATATTATTTACATGATCCAAGATATATTTATGATGATGATACTTTAGTAAATGCTGCAGCGTTTTACTCAGGACTTTGTCTAAAATATCTTAAATAA